The bacterium genomic interval AATAACCGCCGATACGATATGTGTTGCTCCGGGCAGGTACCATGAGTTTCTGGTCTGCTCAACGAATACGCTTATGCTGACGGGTTGGCACAGCGGAGACACGCTTGAGGAGTTCAGAACAATCCTCGACCCGATTCCAATGGGTTTGGACACTCCTTCAGTTGCTGTGTTTTCAGGCGACTCGATTCGCATCAATAACTTCGCGTTCTACAACCGACCTGAAATGAGGGAGCCGGACTGGCCAACGCGTGTCGGCGGCATTCGTCACACAGGGTTATCACTGTTCGTGACAAACTGTCTGTTCGACTCCGTTTCGAGAGCCATACATGCAGACCATTGTATCAAGGCAACCCATTGCGTTTTCCGTGGTTGTCTGTGGCATTGTCTTTATCCTTCAAATGAGGGAGTTGTTTACGCAGACAATTGCAGTTTTGAGGGCTCAAGGTGGTGGCTTGTTTACGGCACCTCAGGTTCAACAATTCGAAATTGCACATTTCGTCGCAGCGAACCAGGCGGTACTCACTTGCTGCAGTTGCACGGACGTGACATTGAAGTCAGTGGTTGCACCTTTGGTCCGAGCGAACACGGCTTCTCAATCCTGCCAATATTTCCACAGGGGAATTGCAGGATTTCGGAATGCGTCTTTGAAGACATCTCGGGAACTCCGACTGTAATTGAAATTTCTTTGGACTGTCCGGAAGCAGCTGATACACCAATTGAAGTTCGAAATAACATATTCCGAGATTGCCGCGGGGTCGTTGCATATGGTGGAACTAATCCAATTGGCTTGGGCTGCCAGTCACAAAACGCCGGCTATTTAGGAGTCGTCCGGAATAATCTTTTCGTGGATGGGACGGGAATTCAGACAGCACCGGGCGTGGGTATCGGAGGATCAGTCGAACTATACGACAACATATTCCAGAATCTCGTCTCAAACGAGTACGCAAATGTGTACGCGACTGCGCGTCCGAACGATACCATTTACGCTCGTGGCAATCAGTTTCTTTTGCCAGGCGTGGGAGCACACTCAGCAGGCGCTTATTTTGACGCCAGCGAGAATTGGTGGGGGGACAGCACAGGGCCGTTTCATCCGAGTTTGAATCCGGATGGACTGGGGACAGAGGTGGGAAACGGTGTGATTTTCGAGCCGTGGTTGACGGTTCATCCTGACAGCGCAGATACGAACAGCAATTCCATTGAGCAGCCTGTTCTGTTGCCGAATGAGTACTCTCTATCGGCTTTTCCGAATCCGTTTAACGCGACGACGATGCTGAGCATTCGTGTTGCCAAACCGGGAGAGTACGAGGTGGCATTGTACGATGTAACGGGGCGGGAAACTGCAAAGTTATTCAATGGGAGTATTGTTGCAGCACACGACGTGAAAATCAATGCCGAGACGTTTGCGACGGGAATCTATTTTGCGCGGTTGGTCGGTGAGGAAAGAGAACTTGCCGTGGTGAAACTGGTGTTATTGAAGTAAAAATTGTGACGGGCTGTCGTTTCAACCAATTGAAACAACCAAATTTAGATTCTGCTTAACATTTTAACATACAAGCTTGCGAGGCTTGACAAAGTCAGATTGAGTGCCTAATTTGGGTTCAAAGATGGTGCGTTGCAAAGTTGGCGCACTATTGAACAATGATTTTCAGGAGGAACGCCGTGAAAAAAGCACCTTCCACCTTTACCGCAATTGCTCTGCTTGCGGTTTTTTTGTTTCTGGGAAACGGAAACCTGGGCTTGGCCTGTTCGGAGTGCATATGTTTTATCGACGAAACCTGTTCTAACCAAGGGTGCACAGAGAATCTGACGACAAACTGCAAGAGAACAGAGTTCACACCAGAATGCGATCAGGCATATACGTTAACAGTTGGCACAATCTGTACAGGTGATAGCGACTGTGAAGACTGCCGGGCATGCGCGAACTTGTTTAAGCTCGACAATGGAGTCGAGACCTGGCTTTCCAATTGCCATACTCACGAATGTGATATTGGCAATTGTACAACGAACTGCGGTCAGTCTCAGACGCTCTCATCGAACGACACTTACGTAATTTACATCTGCAAAGTGCCTTGCCCGGGCGGTCCGGATTGCGAGGATTGTGCAAGTGACTGCATAGCCTATGCCTGCCTTTCCTATGGTGCATTGTCATGTACTCCGTAACTGGATCCCACTCATGCTGGGTGGCCGCATGTTTAGTCTGTCTTCTTGCAGCGAACTCCAAGGGGGAGATACTTGATGTACCTGAAGAGTACACGGCCATTCAAGAAGCGTTGAGTGCGACGGCGACTGGGGACACTGTCCGCGTTGCTCCCGGACGCTATCACGAGTTCTTGACCTGTTCGACGGATGGGTTGGTTTTATTAGGTCAGCACTCCAGTGACACATTGCCAGAATTATGGACGATACTGGATCCAATCCCAGGCGAAATTGACACTCCGTCGACGCTGGTTTTAACTGGTGACTCTGCCACAGTACAGAATCTCGTACTTTTCAATAGACTTGAACTCCGACAACCTGAGTGGGCTACACGCACGGGCGGAATTCTATTCTCAGGTGAGACACTCAACATAATGAACTGCCGCTTTGACTCGGTTTCTGTTGCCGTCGAGGGCGGGAACGATGTTAATGTGAAGAACTCAGTATTTATTGGTTGTCAATGGCAGTGCATTAGACCGGCGTCATTTGGCAGTTTGACGGCCGATAGTTGTTTCTTTGATGGCGAAGGGAATTGGCTGGTGCGCTGTTACAGTAGCTCGTCCATTCGAAATTGCACGTTTCTCTGCAGCGCGACGCACAACGATTTGCTCTCTTTTGCAGGCGAGAATATTGAAGTGATAGGCTGCAGGTTTGGACCATGCTATTCTGCATTTCCTGTTTTGCGTGCGACGACTATGGGGAACTGCCGTATCGAAGGCTGCGTATTTGAGGATATTGAGCGCGCCAGCGCATTGATTGAAGTGTCCATGGATTGTCGCACGGACGAAGGAGTTCCGGTTACAATTCGTGGCAACCGGTTCCAGAATTACCAAGGCATTCCTCCCGCTAACGGAACGAACGCAATCAGTTTGATTTGCCAAGGCTTTGAGCATGGCTATTTCGGTTTGATCGAAGACAATATTTTTGAGGACGGATTCTCGATTTCTGCGCCGGGTGTCAACATCAGCGGTTCAGTGGACATAGTTCACAATTCATTCACTAATCTGCAACCCGAC includes:
- a CDS encoding right-handed parallel beta-helix repeat-containing protein, which codes for MRTIDCQRTFSIFVLTTLVLVASSLGTVREVPAQFATIQAALDVSITADTICVAPGRYHEFLVCSTNTLMLTGWHSGDTLEEFRTILDPIPMGLDTPSVAVFSGDSIRINNFAFYNRPEMREPDWPTRVGGIRHTGLSLFVTNCLFDSVSRAIHADHCIKATHCVFRGCLWHCLYPSNEGVVYADNCSFEGSRWWLVYGTSGSTIRNCTFRRSEPGGTHLLQLHGRDIEVSGCTFGPSEHGFSILPIFPQGNCRISECVFEDISGTPTVIEISLDCPEAADTPIEVRNNIFRDCRGVVAYGGTNPIGLGCQSQNAGYLGVVRNNLFVDGTGIQTAPGVGIGGSVELYDNIFQNLVSNEYANVYATARPNDTIYARGNQFLLPGVGAHSAGAYFDASENWWGDSTGPFHPSLNPDGLGTEVGNGVIFEPWLTVHPDSADTNSNSIEQPVLLPNEYSLSAFPNPFNATTMLSIRVAKPGEYEVALYDVTGRETAKLFNGSIVAAHDVKINAETFATGIYFARLVGEERELAVVKLVLLK
- a CDS encoding T9SS type A sorting domain-containing protein produces the protein MYSVTGSHSCWVAACLVCLLAANSKGEILDVPEEYTAIQEALSATATGDTVRVAPGRYHEFLTCSTDGLVLLGQHSSDTLPELWTILDPIPGEIDTPSTLVLTGDSATVQNLVLFNRLELRQPEWATRTGGILFSGETLNIMNCRFDSVSVAVEGGNDVNVKNSVFIGCQWQCIRPASFGSLTADSCFFDGEGNWLVRCYSSSSIRNCTFLCSATHNDLLSFAGENIEVIGCRFGPCYSAFPVLRATTMGNCRIEGCVFEDIERASALIEVSMDCRTDEGVPVTIRGNRFQNYQGIPPANGTNAISLICQGFEHGYFGLIEDNIFEDGFSISAPGVNISGSVDIVHNSFTNLQPDSLADVKASQRDFDTIRARDNQFYEPGIAAISGGAYFDASENWWGDSTGPFHPSLNPDGLGTEVGNGVIFEPWLTVHPDSADSNSSSIEQPVLLPNEYSLSAYPNPFNATTTLSIQVSRPGVYDLILYDVTGRETAKLFNGRIVAAHDVQINADKFATGIYFARLVGEERELAVVKLVLLK